One genomic segment of Nodularia sp. LEGE 06071 includes these proteins:
- a CDS encoding metallophosphoesterase family protein, with product MAPNFRFAVVSDLHIALPHTIWDHPSRFHLVEVSIPAFESVIEHLTQLNLDFLLLPGDLTQHSEPENHLWLQQRLAKLPFPTYVVPGNHDVPVVMANEQSIGFADFPHYYRKFGYENPRQLYYTHQLLPGVRLIGLNSNFFNAEGEQVGRLDTEQLKWLEEVLAAAKDELVLVMVHHNVVEHLPEQSRHPIGKRYMLENSPQLLQILRHYGVKLVFTGHLHIQDIAYSQGVYDITTGSLVSYPHPYRVFEFQQDNYGREWLQIFSHRVETVPDFPKLQHFSRQWMGDRSFPFLVKLLTQYPLNLPLAEAEKLAPVLRDFWANIADGDALLDYPQFPAAVSRHIQSYGAIASGIPTLIDNNSTLLLGKGR from the coding sequence ATGGCTCCAAATTTTCGCTTTGCCGTAGTTAGCGACCTACATATTGCCCTTCCCCATACTATCTGGGATCATCCTAGCCGATTTCATCTGGTGGAGGTGAGTATCCCAGCTTTTGAAAGTGTAATAGAACATTTAACACAACTTAATTTAGATTTCCTTTTGCTTCCAGGAGACTTAACTCAGCACAGCGAACCCGAAAATCATCTCTGGTTACAACAAAGATTAGCCAAGCTACCTTTTCCTACCTATGTTGTTCCTGGTAATCATGACGTTCCTGTGGTCATGGCAAATGAGCAATCAATTGGGTTTGCTGATTTTCCTCATTATTACCGCAAGTTTGGTTACGAAAATCCTCGGCAACTTTACTATACACATCAATTGTTGCCTGGAGTTCGGCTAATTGGTTTGAATTCTAACTTTTTTAATGCAGAGGGTGAGCAAGTAGGGCGTTTGGATACTGAACAACTCAAATGGTTAGAAGAGGTACTAGCAGCCGCAAAGGATGAATTAGTCCTGGTAATGGTACATCACAATGTGGTTGAGCATCTGCCCGAACAATCGCGCCATCCCATAGGTAAGCGCTATATGTTAGAAAATTCTCCCCAACTGTTGCAAATCCTGCGACATTATGGAGTCAAGTTGGTATTTACAGGACATTTACACATTCAGGATATTGCTTACTCACAAGGCGTTTATGACATCACCACTGGTTCTTTAGTTAGTTATCCTCACCCTTATCGTGTGTTTGAGTTTCAACAGGATAACTACGGTAGAGAATGGCTCCAAATTTTCTCACATCGAGTAGAAACAGTACCTGATTTTCCTAAGCTGCAACATTTTTCACGCCAGTGGATGGGCGATCGCTCTTTCCCCTTCCTGGTTAAACTATTAACTCAGTATCCCTTAAACCTCCCATTGGCAGAGGCAGAAAAATTAGCTCCTGTTCTGCGCGACTTTTGGGCAAATATTGCCGATGGGGATGCTTTGTTAGACTATCCCCAATTTCCCGCAGCAGTGAGTCGCCATATTCAGTCCTATGGTGCGATCGCCAGTGGTATTCCTACCCTAATTGATAACAACAGCACTCTTTTGTTAGGGAAGGGCAGATGA
- a CDS encoding FIST signal transduction protein: MADQMQWANALSTRPSLEAAVTDVVQQAVSSLTVPADLGLVFISSAFASEYSRLLPLLAEQLSVPVMIGCSGGGVIGTTATGEPQELEAQPAISLTLGYLPGVNIQVFHVLAEELPDMDSSPDAWINLIGVQPSPAPQFILLSSAFSSRINDLLQGLDFAYPGSVIIGGQASTGGASQISLFCHDASGEQQQRLYREGTVGLALSGNIVLETIVAQGCRPIGQPMQVTKAERNIILELDEKVPLVVLRDLISSLSEQERMLAQHSLFVGIVMDQFKLSLQQGDFLIRSILGVDPSAGAIAIGDIVRPGQRLQFQLRDAEASAEDLELLLERYQSQQFSQPSAAAALMFACVGRGQGLYGKSNFDSELFRRYIHDIPIGGFFCNGEIGPVGGSTFVHGYTSVFGICRQMSAEF; the protein is encoded by the coding sequence ATGGCAGACCAAATGCAGTGGGCAAATGCCCTATCAACCCGTCCTTCTTTAGAAGCAGCTGTTACAGATGTAGTACAACAGGCTGTCTCGTCCTTAACAGTACCTGCTGATTTAGGGCTGGTATTCATTTCGTCTGCTTTTGCGAGTGAGTATTCCCGGCTTTTACCTTTGCTGGCTGAACAACTTTCAGTACCTGTAATGATTGGCTGTAGTGGTGGTGGTGTAATTGGTACTACAGCTACGGGAGAACCTCAAGAATTAGAGGCACAACCTGCTATCAGCCTTACTTTGGGGTATTTGCCAGGTGTGAATATACAAGTTTTTCATGTTCTGGCAGAAGAATTACCTGACATGGATAGTTCACCAGATGCTTGGATAAATTTGATTGGTGTGCAACCATCTCCAGCGCCCCAATTCATTTTGCTGTCTAGTGCCTTTTCTTCGAGAATTAATGATTTATTGCAGGGGTTGGATTTTGCCTACCCTGGCTCGGTGATCATCGGGGGACAGGCTAGCACGGGGGGTGCAAGTCAGATATCTCTGTTTTGTCATGATGCCTCCGGCGAGCAGCAGCAACGCCTGTATCGTGAGGGAACGGTAGGTTTGGCTTTGAGTGGCAATATTGTTTTAGAAACTATTGTGGCTCAAGGTTGCAGACCCATCGGCCAGCCGATGCAAGTCACAAAAGCTGAACGTAATATCATTTTGGAACTAGATGAAAAAGTGCCTCTGGTGGTGCTAAGAGATTTGATTAGTAGCCTGAGTGAACAAGAGCGGATGTTGGCACAGCACTCTCTGTTTGTGGGCATAGTGATGGATCAATTTAAGCTGTCTTTACAACAGGGAGATTTTTTAATTCGCAGCATCTTGGGGGTAGATCCATCTGCGGGGGCGATCGCCATTGGAGATATCGTCCGTCCTGGTCAACGTCTACAATTCCAACTGCGTGATGCAGAAGCCTCGGCGGAAGACTTGGAATTACTTCTAGAACGTTATCAAAGTCAACAATTTTCCCAACCCTCGGCGGCGGCGGCTTTGATGTTTGCCTGTGTGGGTCGTGGTCAAGGTCTTTACGGCAAGTCTAATTTTGATTCCGAGTTATTTAGGCGCTACATTCACGATATCCCCATAGGTGGCTTTTTCTGTAATGGCGAAATCGGCCCGGTTGGTGGTAGTACTTTTGTACATGGCTATACCTCAGTTTTTGGGATTTGCCGCCAAATGAGTGCTGAGTTCTGA
- a CDS encoding Calvin cycle protein CP12 has translation MSDIQEKIQETIETEVEQARTVCDISGSNSAECAAAWDAVEELQAEAAHQRSKKPKNSLEQYCDDNPEAAECRVYED, from the coding sequence ATGAGCGATATCCAAGAAAAGATCCAAGAAACCATCGAAACAGAAGTAGAACAAGCTCGTACTGTCTGTGACATCTCAGGTAGCAACTCGGCTGAGTGTGCGGCCGCTTGGGATGCAGTGGAAGAACTGCAAGCTGAAGCCGCCCACCAACGTAGCAAGAAGCCAAAAAATTCACTAGAACAGTACTGTGACGATAACCCAGAAGCTGCTGAATGCCGGGTTTACGAAGACTAG
- a CDS encoding DUF3177 family protein, translating to MSEVWFRQLVWIDYRLALLFLVFIPLILLIWAFVQKAEGMQRLLTIYWRVSSLLAITIYLMIAQYPVSFISAWMARILIPISLWFWVDLNDEIDYQANTPLKLIFNSWRWGITVYSILGAIAMIPFVGCAVSATAIKSSYCQVWFEAPLLFKQYFHYNSTPAFLGFLGMVSLIIYVVCLSYFFLVKLAKQGRSATQQ from the coding sequence ATGAGTGAAGTTTGGTTTCGCCAGCTTGTCTGGATTGACTATCGACTGGCATTGTTATTTTTAGTATTTATTCCTCTAATTCTGCTAATTTGGGCATTTGTACAAAAAGCCGAAGGGATGCAACGCCTGTTAACCATTTACTGGCGAGTATCCAGTCTGCTAGCCATCACGATTTACTTGATGATTGCTCAGTACCCAGTTAGCTTTATCTCCGCCTGGATGGCGAGAATCCTGATTCCCATTTCCCTCTGGTTTTGGGTGGATCTCAATGATGAAATTGATTATCAAGCAAATACCCCTTTGAAGCTGATTTTTAACTCTTGGCGCTGGGGTATCACTGTTTATTCGATTTTGGGTGCAATAGCCATGATTCCGTTTGTGGGGTGTGCTGTCTCAGCAACCGCAATTAAAAGTTCCTATTGTCAAGTTTGGTTTGAAGCACCCTTACTCTTTAAACAATATTTTCATTACAATAGCACACCTGCTTTTTTAGGCTTTCTGGGGATGGTGAGTTTAATCATTTATGTAGTGTGCTTGAGCTACTTTTTCCTCGTTAAGCTTGCTAAACAGGGACGTTCAGCTACACAACAATAG
- the cbiD gene encoding cobalt-precorrin-5B (C(1))-methyltransferase CbiD — protein MSRSGYTLPVFACASAIAALHWLRHRQPLTSVSVDLISPAQLAEIPIEQVAGLSEKMALAITRSEPGDNLDLTRNTPIWALVEWRTGDGEKVMIHGGEGIGKQLNADNQPAIYAYAQRLLQENLSRMLAPEEKITVSIILPEGRSLAVRTSNSAFGVVEGLSLLGTTGISQPLSTPDQLASFRRELQDKASRFETLVFCIGENGLDLARTLGINPEQLVKTANWLGPLLVEADVLGVKEILLFGYHGKLMKLAGGIFHTHHHLADGRREILSAHCALVGLKSEDIHTVFHSPTAEAALKYLKSLDAEIGSDWVNQVYSAIAQAIDTRSLEYIQSHSSRGQDTTVCGSILFDRDRQIILKSKIGGILMEKLC, from the coding sequence ATGTCCCGTTCTGGATACACTCTCCCGGTTTTTGCCTGTGCTTCCGCTATTGCGGCGTTACACTGGTTACGCCATCGTCAACCTCTCACATCTGTGTCGGTGGATTTGATTTCACCAGCGCAATTAGCAGAAATACCCATTGAACAGGTAGCAGGATTATCTGAAAAAATGGCTTTGGCTATTACTCGCAGTGAACCAGGTGATAATCTCGATTTAACTAGAAATACACCAATTTGGGCGTTGGTGGAATGGAGAACCGGAGATGGCGAAAAGGTGATGATTCACGGTGGTGAAGGCATTGGTAAGCAGCTAAATGCTGATAATCAGCCGGCGATTTATGCTTATGCTCAAAGGCTGCTACAAGAAAACCTCAGCCGAATGTTAGCACCTGAAGAGAAAATCACGGTGAGTATTATTCTACCTGAAGGGCGATCGCTTGCTGTTCGCACCTCTAATTCGGCTTTTGGTGTGGTGGAAGGACTTTCGCTATTGGGGACAACTGGGATTTCTCAACCTTTAAGTACACCAGATCAATTAGCATCTTTTCGCCGCGAATTACAAGACAAAGCCAGTCGGTTTGAAACTTTGGTCTTTTGTATTGGCGAAAATGGTCTAGATTTGGCGCGTACACTCGGTATTAATCCGGAACAACTGGTAAAAACGGCTAACTGGCTGGGACCACTGTTAGTAGAAGCTGATGTCTTGGGTGTTAAAGAAATCTTATTATTTGGCTATCACGGGAAGCTGATGAAATTAGCCGGGGGAATTTTTCACACCCATCATCACTTGGCTGATGGCCGGCGAGAGATTTTATCTGCCCATTGCGCCCTCGTGGGTTTAAAGTCAGAAGATATACATACTGTCTTTCATAGTCCTACAGCTGAAGCGGCATTAAAATATTTAAAATCCTTAGATGCTGAGATAGGTAGTGATTGGGTGAATCAAGTTTATAGTGCGATCGCACAAGCTATTGATACCCGTTCTCTAGAATACATTCAAAGCCATAGTAGTAGAGGTCAAGATACCACAGTCTGCGGCTCGATTCTCTTTGATCGCGATCGCCAAATTATCCTCAAGAGCAAAATCGGTGGTATCTTAATGGAAAAATTGTGTTAA
- the guaA gene encoding glutamine-hydrolyzing GMP synthase → MNTAVTLQTEQAPQTENLGRLDRQIIVILDFGSQYSELIARRIRETQVYSEVLSYRTTPEHLRKLNPKGIILSGGPSSVYDDHAPHCDPEIWNLGIPILGVCYGMQLMVKQLDGEVAKADRGEYGKASLYIDDPTDLLTNVEDGSTMWMSHGDSVTKMPPGFELLAHTDNTPCAAIADHEKKLYGVQFHPEVVHSLGGLPLIRNFVYHICDCEPTWTTEAFVEEAIREIRARVGDKRVLLALSGGVDSSTLAFLLYKAIGEQLTCVFIDQGFMRKLEPERLLKLFKEQFHIPVEYVMARDRFLSMIEGITDPEEKRRRIGHEFIQVFEETSKRLGHFDYLAQGTLYPDVIESADTNVDPQTGERVAVKIKSHHNVGGLPKDLRFKLVEPLRKLFKDEVRKVGRSIGLPEEIVQRQPFPGPGLAIRILGEVTPERLNILRDADLIVRQEINKRGLYHDVWQAFAVLLPIRSVGVMGDKRTYAYPIVLRIVTSEDGMTADWARIPYDILEDISNRIVNEVKGVNRVVYDITSKPPGTIEWE, encoded by the coding sequence ATGAATACAGCGGTGACTCTACAAACCGAACAAGCGCCTCAAACGGAAAATTTGGGGCGGCTAGATCGTCAAATCATTGTAATTCTAGACTTCGGATCACAATATTCGGAACTGATTGCTCGTCGTATCCGAGAAACTCAAGTATACTCCGAAGTTCTCTCTTATCGCACGACACCTGAACATTTACGAAAACTCAATCCCAAGGGCATCATTCTTTCCGGTGGACCCAGTTCAGTTTATGATGATCACGCTCCCCATTGTGATCCAGAAATCTGGAATTTAGGCATTCCCATCCTCGGTGTTTGCTATGGAATGCAGTTGATGGTGAAGCAACTTGATGGGGAAGTAGCCAAAGCTGATCGAGGCGAGTATGGCAAAGCATCATTATATATAGATGACCCCACCGACTTATTAACTAACGTCGAAGATGGGAGTACCATGTGGATGAGTCACGGGGATTCAGTCACCAAAATGCCCCCAGGGTTTGAATTGTTAGCCCATACGGATAATACACCCTGTGCGGCGATCGCAGACCACGAAAAGAAACTATATGGTGTCCAGTTCCATCCCGAAGTAGTACATTCCCTCGGTGGTTTACCATTAATTCGCAACTTTGTTTATCATATCTGCGATTGTGAACCCACCTGGACAACAGAGGCTTTTGTTGAAGAAGCAATTCGGGAAATTCGCGCCAGAGTTGGTGATAAGCGGGTACTGTTAGCATTATCTGGGGGCGTGGATTCATCTACCCTGGCATTTTTGTTGTATAAAGCCATTGGGGAGCAATTGACCTGTGTGTTTATTGACCAAGGCTTTATGCGGAAATTAGAGCCAGAAAGGTTATTGAAACTATTTAAAGAACAGTTTCACATTCCTGTAGAATATGTCATGGCGCGCGATCGCTTCTTATCCATGATTGAGGGGATCACAGATCCCGAAGAAAAACGCCGCCGTATCGGACATGAATTTATCCAGGTATTTGAAGAAACATCCAAACGCCTGGGACACTTTGATTATTTAGCACAAGGTACTCTGTATCCCGATGTCATCGAGTCCGCTGATACCAACGTAGACCCCCAAACCGGCGAACGGGTAGCAGTAAAAATTAAGAGTCATCATAACGTTGGTGGTTTACCGAAAGACTTGCGGTTTAAACTTGTAGAACCATTGCGGAAACTCTTTAAAGATGAAGTCCGTAAAGTGGGGCGTTCCATTGGTTTACCAGAAGAAATTGTCCAACGCCAACCCTTCCCCGGCCCTGGTTTAGCAATTCGTATCTTAGGTGAAGTCACCCCCGAACGATTGAATATTCTCCGTGATGCTGATTTAATTGTTCGCCAAGAAATTAACAAACGTGGTTTATATCACGATGTTTGGCAAGCCTTCGCCGTATTATTACCGATTCGGAGTGTCGGCGTTATGGGCGACAAACGTACCTATGCTTACCCCATTGTCCTCCGCATTGTCACCAGTGAAGATGGTATGACTGCTGACTGGGCGCGGATACCTTACGATATATTGGAAGACATTTCTAACCGCATTGTTAATGAAGTGAAAGGTGTTAACCGTGTGGTTTACGATATTACCTCCAAGCCACCTGGAACCATAGAATGGGAATGA
- a CDS encoding class I SAM-dependent methyltransferase — protein MSDPLTKLTYQTFQQGKSYFGLAHKTLSSRLMNLIHPTLGQKGKPIPSEVLFKLQQKMNQLLETDWQDAEKGVYPESLLFDNPWSDFFRYYPLLCLDIPQIWERAEQQKYQEFSPEIETDGYPSYYVQNFHHQSNGYLSDDSANLYDLQVEILFNGTADPMRRRILAPLKEGLKAFNSVAPRQVRILDVACGTGRTLKMIRAALPQASLYGADLSPTYLRKANQQLSEIPGELPQLLQANAEDLPYLNDYFHAVTSVFLFHELPAQVRQTVIEQCFRVTKPGGVFVICDSIQRSDSPELAVTMDSFPEVFHEPYYRDYTHDDLVERLETAGFEKIEIQVNFMSKYFIAHKPA, from the coding sequence ATGTCTGACCCTTTAACGAAACTGACTTATCAGACCTTTCAACAAGGTAAAAGTTACTTTGGACTAGCTCACAAAACCTTAAGTTCACGGCTGATGAATCTCATTCATCCCACTCTAGGGCAAAAGGGCAAACCTATTCCTAGCGAGGTTTTATTCAAACTTCAACAAAAAATGAATCAGCTGCTAGAAACAGACTGGCAAGATGCTGAAAAAGGGGTATATCCCGAAAGCTTACTGTTTGATAACCCTTGGTCAGATTTTTTCCGCTATTATCCACTCCTGTGCCTAGACATACCTCAAATCTGGGAGCGGGCTGAACAACAGAAATATCAAGAATTTTCGCCGGAAATAGAGACAGATGGCTATCCTAGCTATTATGTGCAGAACTTCCATCACCAAAGTAACGGCTATTTGAGCGACGATTCAGCCAATTTATATGATTTACAGGTAGAAATTCTCTTTAATGGGACGGCTGACCCCATGCGACGGCGGATTCTTGCGCCTCTGAAGGAAGGGCTGAAAGCTTTTAATTCTGTTGCGCCACGACAAGTGCGAATTTTAGATGTGGCTTGTGGTACTGGGCGAACACTGAAGATGATTCGGGCAGCTTTACCTCAAGCATCTCTGTATGGTGCGGATTTGTCCCCGACTTATTTACGTAAGGCAAATCAACAACTATCAGAAATTCCCGGAGAGTTACCGCAACTGTTACAAGCCAATGCGGAAGATTTACCTTACTTAAACGACTATTTCCATGCTGTAACTTCTGTATTTCTCTTCCATGAGTTACCAGCACAAGTGCGGCAAACAGTGATTGAACAATGTTTCCGAGTCACAAAACCGGGGGGAGTATTTGTAATTTGTGATTCGATTCAAAGGAGTGATTCCCCGGAATTGGCTGTGACAATGGATTCTTTTCCAGAAGTCTTTCATGAACCCTACTATCGGGATTATACTCATGATGATTTGGTAGAACGTCTAGAAACAGCGGGTTTTGAGAAAATAGAGATACAAGTTAACTTTATGAGTAAGTATTTTATTGCTCATAAGCCAGCTTAA
- a CDS encoding alkene reductase: MNNLTSTDLFASVQLGPYTLPNRIVMAPMTRNRAGEGNVPTAINAKYYAQRATAGLIVTEATQVSPQGVGYPATPGIHSPEQIDGWRQVTDAVHSVGGRIFLQLWHVGRISHPSLQPDGALPVAPSAIAPVGDAMTYTGSQPFVTPRALETDEIADVVDQFRQGAKNALAAGFDGVEIHGAFGYLLDQFLQDSANQRSDRYGGSIENRARFILEVTEAVCSVWGGNRVGIKLSPSNTYNNISDSNPKATFSYVIDALNQFELAYIHIMEPTPADIRHGGTSIPVSYFRAIYQGTLITNGGYDKEKANNAIANGHADLVSFGTLYIANPDLPARLRLDTALNEPDRSTFYGGDEKGYIDYSFLNPSKIA; the protein is encoded by the coding sequence ATGAATAATCTAACTAGCACCGATTTATTCGCTTCCGTCCAACTAGGCCCCTACACATTGCCTAACCGCATTGTCATGGCTCCGATGACCCGCAATCGTGCTGGTGAGGGAAATGTCCCCACTGCCATTAATGCTAAGTATTACGCTCAAAGAGCCACGGCGGGATTGATTGTGACTGAAGCTACCCAAGTATCACCCCAAGGAGTAGGCTATCCAGCAACGCCTGGGATTCATTCCCCAGAACAAATTGACGGATGGCGGCAGGTAACTGATGCCGTACATAGTGTAGGTGGACGGATATTTTTACAGTTGTGGCACGTTGGGCGAATTTCTCACCCCTCGTTGCAACCTGATGGCGCGTTACCAGTAGCTCCTTCGGCGATCGCTCCTGTAGGTGATGCCATGACTTATACTGGTTCTCAACCCTTTGTCACCCCTCGTGCTTTAGAAACCGACGAAATTGCCGATGTAGTTGACCAATTTCGCCAAGGAGCCAAAAATGCTCTAGCTGCTGGCTTTGATGGTGTAGAGATTCATGGAGCCTTTGGATATTTGCTCGATCAGTTTCTTCAAGATAGTGCAAATCAACGTAGCGATCGCTATGGTGGATCTATAGAAAATCGAGCGCGATTCATACTGGAAGTTACAGAGGCTGTGTGTAGCGTTTGGGGTGGCAATCGTGTCGGCATTAAGCTCTCACCCAGCAACACCTATAACAATATCAGTGACTCGAATCCCAAGGCCACATTTAGCTATGTGATTGATGCACTTAATCAATTTGAATTAGCGTATATTCACATAATGGAACCCACACCAGCAGATATTCGGCATGGTGGCACATCAATTCCAGTTAGTTATTTCCGGGCTATTTATCAAGGAACACTAATTACCAATGGTGGTTATGACAAAGAAAAAGCTAATAATGCGATCGCCAATGGTCATGCTGACTTAGTTTCCTTTGGCACATTGTATATTGCCAATCCAGATTTACCAGCACGTTTGCGGTTAGATACAGCCCTGAATGAACCTGACCGCAGCACCTTCTACGGAGGCGACGAAAAGGGTTATATTGACTATTCCTTCCTCAACCCCTCAAAAATTGCTTAA
- a CDS encoding DsbA family protein → MSQINDHNRLIVPIFHSDDRTQGTIDAPIVLVKYGNYQCPHSGEAYRIVQKIQQHISNQIYFVFSCYFPQTKIYPQSQKAANQGKFWQMHDTLFINTIQPNIKR, encoded by the coding sequence ATGAGTCAGATAAATGATCATAACAGGCTGATCGTGCCGATTTTTCACAGCGATGATCGCACTCAGGGAACCATAGATGCACCTATAGTCCTGGTTAAGTATGGCAATTATCAATGTCCTCACAGTGGAGAGGCTTACAGGATAGTCCAAAAGATTCAGCAACATATTAGTAACCAAATTTACTTTGTATTTTCTTGTTATTTTCCCCAAACTAAAATTTATCCCCAATCACAAAAAGCAGCCAATCAGGGGAAATTTTGGCAAATGCACGATACTTTGTTTATAAATACGATCCAACCCAACATCAAACGCTGA
- a CDS encoding PadR family transcriptional regulator, producing the protein MSLAHAIASILLQSPRTGYDLSKEFNEKVSCYWQATSQQIYRELARMQDKDWVEVEVLPQSVRPDKKIYSLTDTGRQELISWIAEPSEATAIREDLLVKVRSGFIVPEDILIREIERRKQFHQQKLEYYRSRELEFGDLDHLSRPQRHIYLTLRCGIRYETMWIEWCDEAIASLLIQQEIKG; encoded by the coding sequence ATGAGCCTAGCCCATGCGATCGCCAGCATCTTGCTTCAGTCTCCTCGGACAGGCTACGACCTCAGCAAAGAATTTAATGAAAAAGTAAGTTGCTATTGGCAAGCCACTTCTCAGCAGATTTACCGAGAACTAGCACGAATGCAGGATAAGGACTGGGTAGAAGTGGAAGTATTGCCACAATCGGTTCGTCCCGACAAAAAAATCTATTCCCTTACCGATACAGGTAGGCAAGAATTGATTTCTTGGATTGCCGAACCCTCGGAAGCAACTGCAATCCGTGAAGATTTACTCGTAAAAGTACGCAGTGGGTTTATCGTTCCTGAAGATATCCTCATCCGTGAAATTGAGCGACGTAAGCAATTCCATCAGCAAAAACTAGAGTATTATCGCTCCCGCGAGCTAGAATTTGGCGATTTGGATCATCTGTCTCGCCCGCAACGACATATTTATCTCACCCTGCGGTGCGGTATTCGCTACGAAACTATGTGGATTGAATGGTGCGATGAAGCGATCGCCTCTTTGTTAATCCAACAAGAAATTAAAGGCTAA
- a CDS encoding efflux RND transporter periplasmic adaptor subunit — MEAEVREIEVQVGEEALKHPRKTGVRNLLIASGMIVAIAFGIYERLSAGQEVAISAPLAVQVIKLKPVQSYQVTRFYTGEVVATRRSELGFERGGKVIEIIFNRGQTVEKGAVIARLDTQNLQAQLAQLAAGRSRAVAELRELQNGPRKETIAVARSQVADIENRLRLENIRRDRRSSLYAEGAISREQLDEVAFNRDALADRLAAAQSELEALQNGTRQEQIAAQTATVAQIAASMGDVEINIEKSILRAPFRGVIGERNLDEGSVVQPGQAIVRLVENVTPEVEIGVPPQVVQTLKVGSRQQVQVGEQIYAAQVLAHKPEINPQTRTRTVVLQLVSTGQTMPASGEIARLQVEQMVSTQGFWLPVSALIKGERGLWSCFVTAPEGETHRIERRDVEVLYTEGDRVLVRGTIVAGEEVVNSGTHRLVSGQIVKSVDSEQ; from the coding sequence ATGGAAGCCGAAGTTCGGGAAATCGAGGTACAGGTGGGAGAGGAGGCTCTGAAGCATCCCAGAAAGACTGGCGTGAGGAATCTGCTAATTGCGAGTGGGATGATAGTGGCGATCGCCTTCGGAATATATGAACGGTTGTCTGCTGGACAGGAAGTGGCTATTTCTGCCCCGTTGGCAGTGCAAGTCATTAAGCTCAAGCCTGTACAGTCATACCAAGTGACGCGTTTTTATACGGGTGAAGTAGTAGCCACTCGCCGCAGCGAATTGGGCTTTGAGCGGGGGGGAAAAGTCATTGAAATTATCTTCAATCGCGGACAAACTGTAGAAAAAGGCGCAGTCATTGCCCGGTTAGATACGCAAAATCTCCAAGCGCAATTGGCACAATTAGCCGCCGGGCGATCCCGTGCAGTGGCAGAATTACGAGAATTGCAGAATGGTCCACGTAAAGAAACCATTGCCGTGGCGCGTTCTCAAGTGGCAGATATAGAAAATCGGTTGCGGTTGGAAAATATTCGTCGCGATCGCCGCAGTTCTCTGTACGCAGAAGGGGCGATTTCCCGTGAACAGTTGGATGAAGTGGCATTTAATCGAGATGCCCTCGCCGACCGTCTCGCTGCTGCCCAGAGTGAATTAGAAGCGTTGCAAAACGGCACACGCCAAGAACAAATCGCTGCCCAAACCGCAACGGTGGCGCAAATTGCAGCCAGCATGGGCGATGTAGAAATCAATATTGAAAAAAGCATTCTCCGCGCTCCTTTTCGTGGTGTGATCGGGGAACGAAATTTGGATGAAGGCAGTGTGGTACAACCAGGACAGGCCATTGTGCGCCTAGTAGAAAATGTCACCCCTGAAGTAGAAATTGGCGTACCGCCCCAAGTCGTGCAGACCTTGAAAGTGGGGAGTCGTCAACAGGTACAGGTGGGGGAGCAAATTTATGCTGCCCAAGTGCTGGCTCATAAACCAGAGATTAACCCCCAAACCCGGACTCGGACAGTGGTTTTGCAATTGGTTAGTACAGGTCAAACTATGCCAGCATCGGGAGAAATCGCCCGTCTGCAAGTGGAACAAATGGTATCTACCCAGGGATTTTGGTTGCCAGTATCCGCCTTAATTAAGGGAGAGCGCGGATTGTGGTCTTGCTTTGTCACTGCTCCAGAGGGAGAAACCCATCGCATCGAACGGCGGGATGTGGAAGTTTTGTATACCGAAGGCGATCGCGTTTTGGTACGTGGAACCATCGTTGCTGGGGAAGAAGTTGTCAACAGTGGTACTCACCGCTTGGTTTCTGGGCAAATCGTTAAATCAGTGGACAGTGAACAGTGA